ACCATCATCTTCTTGCGCAAGTTCAGGAGTTGGAGGGGGAATCCCAACCGCTACGCCGTCCGTCGAGCCAACAGTAAAATATCACAACTAGGAAGAAGAAAAATCTCAGTTCGTTCACCAATTCGATCTTGAAAATTCTACAGAAATCTCGCCGGAACCGCCGCGTGCGTGTTTCGCCTCGCCTGATCCGTTCGGCCGGGGGCGCTCACGGGTACGGCGTGACCGGAGCAAGCGACGGCAAGACGCCACCGATCTCACGCGGAGCTTATCCGAAACCGAAACAGGGTCCAGAAAGGAAACAGAAGCAGAAGCAGAAATGTGCTGCGCCAAACAAATCATCAAAGGACGGATAAGCCTCCCGCCACGGGTCAAAGAATTAGATGCATCAACCATGTGTCTCAATTTATAACCCGCTCATGTAGTTATATCGTACACCAAGGGCGTTCGTTTTACACCACGGAGAGCACAGGACGAGCTCACTCTATGTACAGATTACACAAGAGAGGAGGTAGCTAAATGGATCAGGTCGGGATCAAATTGGGTCAAAACTCAGAAGCATCTAACTGTATCTTGCATCTTGCTATGGCATGTCGACGTTGATTTGTTTACTGGTACTTGTCGATGGGACGCTCGCCGGCCGTGGACGTGGCGGAGAGCCGGCTCGGCCTGGGGCGGAACCCGCCCACGCGCCTCCGCTGCTGCGAGTGCTGCGCCGCGGGGGACGGGGCGAGGGCTCGGCGGGCACACTGCCCGCTGTCCATGCGCTTCGAGCCCAGACTGCAGGTACTGCGGATGGACGGAGGGGAAGCAGGCTTGCTACTGCCGGCGGGGGTCGCCTGCTTACGCTCCTTGTGGAGGCTGCACCGGAACGAGCCCGGGTGGTTCGTTGAGGAGCACATGCAGGACCGCCGGCTGCTGGCTGCGGAAGCTCCACCGGTGGAGGACTGGGACGAGACGCTG
This sequence is a window from Triticum urartu cultivar G1812 unplaced genomic scaffold, Tu2.1 TuUngrouped_contig_6497, whole genome shotgun sequence. Protein-coding genes within it:
- the LOC125530696 gene encoding mediator of RNA polymerase II transcription subunit 1-like, whose amino-acid sequence is RAPVLPIPSSPPASPIRVKLAGGSGATRSSGNSVSVSSQSSTGGASAASSRRSCMCSSTNHPGSFRCSLHKERKQATPAGSSKPASPPSIRSTCSLGSKRMDSGQCARRALAPSPAAQHSQQRRRVGGFRPRPSRLSATSTAGERPIDKYQ